From the Fimbriimonadaceae bacterium genome, the window ATCCTGAAATGCCCTCGACCGACACAGCATCAGCAGATACTCAGGAACCACCAAGTCCAAGCGAGGGCGGAAGGCGACCACCCGCTGGGCGATGGCGATGTCCGGGCGGTCAACCAGAGCAAAATGCCCCACCGGAGCCTCGGTTGTCATCAATAGGTCGCCTATCTCGGGCTGGCGGGCACTCTCCAATTCGTGAGACTCTGAGTCGAAGTCCACCGACAAGTCCACATAGCCTTGCCGGACGTTCTTCGAGGTCACCAGACGACGTCCCAAGTCGGTGCGCTTGGGTGTCGTGCCTCGGTTGTCGATGCGAGTCGAGAAGCATCGGGTGAAGGGGAGTCTCACAATCTCATTGTTGCCGTATTCGTGTCCACCGCATGCTGAAGCAGTGCGTGCTCCTGTTCGTCCAAGAGCGCCAGCAACCGTACCTTGGCAGCGACCAGGCGGTTCATCTTCTCGTCGAACTCCGCCACGTGCCGAACAATGGCAACCTGCTCATCCAGAGGTGGTAGAGGAATCTTCAGGGAGGCGAAGTTGCCAAACTGCAGGTCGGCGACTCGTTCCCGAACCCCACGGGCAGCCGCCAGCAGATAGCCGTTCCGAGCCATCTCTCGAAACAACAGCGCAAGATAGTGAGCGTCGGCTCCGGGCAGGGTCGTGCAGACGGCGCAGGCAGGCGTGGTCTTTCCATCCGAGTCGGAAACCCCAATGGCTCCAGCGTAAGCGTCCAAGTCGTGAATAACCAGGTCACCCGCTCGGACTCCTTGATAGCCGACCTCATGCAGCGATTCCATGATGCCCTGGGGCTTCTTGGGGTGGCGCAGCGTGACCTCGCCGTCTCGAAAGCAAGTGACCACCTCGTCGCAGAGTCTCACCGGTCGCTGCATGCGGCGCAGGATGGTCTTGGGTCGAACGATGCGCCAGTGAGCAGGGCATAAAGCGAGCCAAGGCAGACTAGAATCTTGGAGGTCAGAGCAAATGCGGCGGGAATCTGTGCGCAATGGATACGACAAAGCTCCCTCCGCCCCATCGAGCCCCGTAACGGTGGCTAAGCTCACACCTCTGCCTCCGCTCCATCTGGTGGGGCAACTGGTACGTCTGCGGGGGCTGGAGCCGGTTCGTCAATTGCACCACCATCATAGGTTTCCGCAGGCTCTTCAGGCGGTTTCTCATCGTCCGCTTTAGATTTCTTGGTCAGGTGCGTTGTCACAAACGTGGCAATTCGCTCCTGTGCCCCATCAGGCTGTTCGGTCACCTCCCTTCCCAGAGAATAGGTAACAGAGTCCCCTCCGTTGACGACAGTAAACGAGTCAATCCGTGCGAGCACGCAGTGATAGGTTCGTTCATCAGCAGGAATCGGTAGAGGTTCAAGAACGAAGCATGTTGATTGGAACGTGATTTCTAGAGTGGCAAGTCCGACTCCACATGCGTCCTTAACGGCAGGTTTCTCTGAATCTATCTTGAATGTCTTGACCTCGTTCTGTCCCGCCTTGAGCAGCCCTTTGAGCCACAGTCTTTCTGTTCTCTTATTGCCATTCCCTGAATTGAAGCTCAAGCTCAGATGGTCACCTGGTTTGCGTGAATAAATGTGGAGCAAATAGCGACCGCATATGTCCACATCCGGGTTTCTCGTCGAGGATGTCTTCGGTACGAGAGTGAGGAGCCTAATCAGGTCAGCCAGCAATGCGCCTTTGTTGACATCCTTGTTCCCAGATGCCCTTGGCTCCCCTGACGTGGGTTCAAAGCACCGGAAGAACTTCGCTTCAATCCAATTACTGTGCCTCCATCCATAGAGTGAGAGCAGCCTTGAGCCCACTCTGGCCTTCGAACCATCCACATGAACGTCACAGCGGAAATAACGGGGCACACCTGTTGCTGTGAGTAACGGTGTACTTCTTGGTCTGAACGGGCGCTCCATATGCAGCGCAGATATAGGGTTGTTGACGTTGCGCCCATTTAGCTCCTGAAGCAGAGCCAGAGCGTATGCGGCGACAATGCCGCCCTCGTAATCCTGGGATGGATAACCGCTGCCCGTCAGGATTTCGGGCAGATTCATGAACGCCTGCTCTACTAGCACTTTGACCTCGACGGCTTGCTCAGTCGCTCTCCTCTCCTTCGACCGATTCGTCCAACTCGTCGCCATCAACCGCATCAATAGCTTCGATGAGGGATTCTTCGACTTCGGGCAAATCAAGATGGCGGACATCGAGTTGACCGGTCACCACGTCGGCGACGAGGCGAGTGCGATACTCCCGAATGAAGTCGATTTCGGACTGTGCTTTGCCAATCGCTGCGTCCACTGCATGGGTGTCGGACGTGATTCCGCTAACCATTGCAGCCTGAACTTTCAGGTCAGGAACTGGAAGCTTGAGCCTCTGCAACCGCTCGGTCACGAGCTTTCTAGTTCCGTGACCGCTCATCTCAACCATCGACGATATGGCAGGCTCGGCGGCTCTCATAACAATGTAAAGGAACTCCGGGAGAACTCGGCTCTGGTCTACGAGGAGCCCCTTCATATCCTGATTGATGGTGACCGGGGCTGAAGTGATGGCGACTGGCACCGTCCGAATCAAAATCATGCCCCTCACTACAATGAGCATCGTGCCGACAGGGAGCAGAGTGAGTCCTGAGGACGCTCGACCCTCTTCGGAAATGTGGTCTATGGCATCGCCGATGACCGGTTTCTTCATATCCTTCGGAGAGACCCACGGAATCTCACCAATCCAATACGAAGGCTCCGCTTTGCTCGGCGTGCCGCCGCTAACGAATTTTGCAAGGCGACGCAACTCGTGCGTCTGCCAGTTGCTGGGAATGTCACCAAGCCAGTCGATGCCGGAGGGTTTGAGGGGGACGGTGGGGTCGAGACCTCGGGTGACGGCACGGTGGATGATGGCTTGCTTCTGTTCGTTCAGGAGTTCAATGAGCAGCCGCTTGGTCTTGATGAGTCGATTCACCCGCTGGTCGAGGTGGCGGATGAAGCGCCCTATCGCATCCTGTTCCTCGGGCGGAGGAACGGGCATGTAAGCTCGGCTGAGCCGCACGTAGTCGATGTTCTGCCCTTCTCGGATTCCCGTCACGAAGAGCGTCATGCTGCTGATGAAGTCGGCGGACTTGAAGAAGTGCTCGTAATAGCCACGCCGAATCTCTGGCTTGGGTTCGAGCACGGTGTAAGCAGGACTGATGATGCCTCGGACGTGGGCGTATTCAATGCCACCCTGGAACGACCTCAGCGAGATGACGTAATCACCTGGCTCGACCA encodes:
- a CDS encoding restriction endonuclease subunit S is translated as MQRPVRLCDEVVTCFRDGEVTLRHPKKPQGIMESLHEVGYQGVRAGDLVIHDLDAYAGAIGVSDSDGKTTPACAVCTTLPGADAHYLALLFREMARNGYLLAAARGVRERVADLQFGNFASLKIPLPPLDEQVAIVRHVAEFDEKMNRLVAAKVRLLALLDEQEHALLQHAVDTNTATMRL
- a CDS encoding restriction endonuclease subunit S; its protein translation is MKYLVDERVEKGYPDEPLLTASQSHGVIAKSDYGSRTVEAQKDLHLLKLVEPGDYVISLRSFQGGIEYAHVRGIISPAYTVLEPKPEIRRGYYEHFFKSADFISSMTLFVTGIREGQNIDYVRLSRAYMPVPPPEEQDAIGRFIRHLDQRVNRLIKTKRLLIELLNEQKQAIIHRAVTRGLDPTVPLKPSGIDWLGDIPSNWQTHELRRLAKFVSGGTPSKAEPSYWIGEIPWVSPKDMKKPVIGDAIDHISEEGRASSGLTLLPVGTMLIVVRGMILIRTVPVAITSAPVTINQDMKGLLVDQSRVLPEFLYIVMRAAEPAISSMVEMSGHGTRKLVTERLQRLKLPVPDLKVQAAMVSGITSDTHAVDAAIGKAQSEIDFIREYRTRLVADVVTGQLDVRHLDLPEVEESLIEAIDAVDGDELDESVEGEESD